TTATCTAATAAATGATTTCTCCTAGCTTTAAAGCAGTTCAGAAGTCATAGTGCGTGTCTGGGAGGAGCTGTGGCACCATGCTGAAGATGAAGATCCTCTGATCTAGGTCACGCAGTCCTGGCTACGCTGTCAGACATCACAGCGCGATCCAGCCGCTGACAACACGGAGCTGTGGCTAGCTCGTGGGATCGCACTGGGAGAAGGGCCATAGATCAACACTGCATAAATATCTGCTCTCCTCGAGTCGCTCCAAAATCCGCAGTCTGAAGATGTTGAACTAGGCGCTATGCTTTTAACAGAGTTGTCGGTGTACAAGACTGTCCTGTTGCGCACTGGTTCACTTGGCAAAGCTACAGATCAGTGTTTGGAAAGGGTTTTCCGCTGATTTCCTCGCCCCATTATTGCATTTGGCAGGAATACACACAACTGTATCCCTCCtctacttttttaattttatatagtTGACAGGATCTTGGCCAATGCCTTTGTCTTCAGCATCAGGGAATACTGGGGCTGACATCATTGTTGAAGCAAATGCACAACAAGTCAACACTCTGAGTCAAATAGAGTTCTCGGGtaaaaaaaatgacttaaatgTAAATACATCTGCTTAGAACACGGTCGGATCTGGCACTCAGTTAATGAAACTGGACACTGGATATGCAGAAATAACCTTGAAATGCAGAATACATGCAGGTGAAACGTGATTAACTGACAGAATACTGCTATGTGGCAAGTCCTGTGCTGGGGATTACATTTTCAATGTTAAGTGCTTGCACATAAACATACTAAACTGTCATTAAACAGATACAAGGTGGATTCAGAGGAGATTTCGTATGTGctatgaaagtaaaaaaaatctcatagaAGATAGATGCATGCActgctttttctgaatttaGCTGTTTCCAGTGCAGCAgcccaaacaaataaaatgattcTATTTAAGAGACTTTATCTTTTTAGTTATCAAAGATCATTTTTATAGGGAAAATAATTGTGTtctttagcttttttatttatttttttttaaccagaactGCATTAAGAAAAGATCAATATGCTGCTAAGTTGAGTCTGTGAAGTTCTGAGTAACAGCTGATTTTACTATGCATGTGAGGAGCTTTCACTTAAATACCTTAATCCCTGATTCCAGCAGTGGCAATTTAGCAGGAGTATGTATCAATAGGTTATCTAAACATGACTCTGTGACGCAAAGCAAATAGGAGAGATGGGCTGGAACCAAaactctttaaaagaaatagacAGTGTGacaaaaaataggaaaaaaaatcttatctgGACACAAAACCTTCATCAGagatacttctgttttctttgttagtCATCTGAAATGATTCTACTGAGCAGACAGTGAAAGTGCAATTAATGCAGAGATCCCAAACGTCTTGTGTATGTGCAATTGGTGTTGCCTCTTTAAATGTCACCTGCCAAGGGGCTGCTGAAAGGTGGTTATCTCAGCAGGATGCTCTGGGAGTGTTCGTCAttgctgcagaaagctgaaaGCAGCGACAAGACCTATGTCCTGTGACGAGCTTTTCCAAGACTAGGTGAAAGGTAGGTAGCCCCTTGTCCAGACACACTCTTCCTCCAGTTGCAGATTCCTCCATGCACCTATCAAGGGGAGCTGGAAGGAACACAGCGAAGATGCCAAAGAATGAAGCCAACAGAAGGCTGGGCTGCTAGCAGGGGAGGAAGAATttcaaatgaaggaaaatgtcCCAGAACATAAATTAACTATGCAGCTAGAACTCCTTGTGCAAGGAAAAGAATGTCCCTTTCCTCAGACAGCTgacttttggaaaaatatttcttctatttctcaGTTTTTGCATGGTAAGAGAATAAATTACTCCTGATCTCCCTTGCATTACCATTTCCTAAGAGAGTTGAGATTAGAAAGTGACTGGACAAGTATGCAACATTCATAAAAAGTATGTCAGTACTTTAGTAATAAAATGTGCATAGCTCCTCCAAGTAAGCAAATGAACACACGGCTATCAGGGAACTGGGCCATTAACTCTGAAATCTGTGCAATGAACAGTCAGAATTCATGGAAGAGCAACTCTAAGTGTGAAGAATTATTATTCGGTTTTGGAGAGAGTAAGAAATACAAGGTTCTGTTTGATTTCTTGCAGCGAAAGAGGTATAGAGTATAGCTGCAGCTTAAAAAGCTGGCAGAGCCACAGAGGGCACATTATAAGAATCTATTCGCAAACACTCATGCCATAACATCTATTCCTCTGTGAAAATGGGAAGGGTTTCCTCTCATGTTATATACTCCTCTTCCTTCTGTACTGCAAAGGTCATTGGCATGGCAACAAAATCTTCATTTCTCAAGAGTCCATCTGCTGCTGGTATACACGCCTCAGCTGAACTCACATCATTCTTTTTTGATGACATCCCACTTGGCTGTTGATGGTCTGTCGTCACAAGCAGAGAATCACAATTTCAGGTGAAGAATTAGCAGCAGCAGGCGGACTTCTTAGCAATGAACAAACTATCCTTTGGAACAGAGATCAGGAGGAGAGAAATGccagaaaattgattttttgaGGGGTAAATCTTGTATTTCACGTCTTTCtctaaaacagcagcagctgatgaagATAGTTTCTGTACTGTGTATTTTATAGCAATTCACAAGAGCCTAGCACACCACTGAAATACTCTACACACTAATCCTcccatttttacatttttcactaGAACAGCTTCTTAGGTAATAATTACAATTGAGCATTACTCCTattaaaatattgctaaatACTATCACTCCATCAGCTCTGTAATtttcttaagtatttttctAACAACAAATATTAATCATCTGGGTTAATTAGTAACTCATCATGAACCAACTTTCCATTACATTGGAAGCTGCAGGCCAGTgttcattaatttatttgtggGACAGTAGGATATGTATCATTCAAGAATGAAAGATGACCCAGGCTCTGTTCTCTGTATCATAATGCAACCACAATAATTACATCAGCTTTGAAGGCAATCTGCATGCTGCGCCGGATCGCAGTGACAGATAACAAAGTGTCAGCTAGAGTAGAGTCCTCTTTGGGAGGAAAATGATCGAGCAAATTTCAGGAGAGCATCAGGTTTGTTGAAGTCACACTGTCAGAAATACCATCTGTCTGGGCCCCCCGTGTGTCTGGAGCTGTCATCTCCCGCAGGTATCACATGGCTACATTGCACTGATGGGAGAgagccgtgctgctgccctgccgtACAATCAAAATGATGGTTTGTGCTGAGACACAACCGTGCCGTGTCAGATCACCTTGTTGAGAACCTTGGCAAGACTACAGTGTCAGAACTGGTAGTAAAGGTAAAAGGCAGAGACTGCTCTCTTGAGCATGGAAGCAGGCAAGCAGCATTTCACTTGTCCTGAATAGTCGTTAACCATAGGTTCGTGTGCCCTACATAGTCTGCTTGCGGGgtactgcatttttaaagtgtaaCCTGCAGAGATGAGAGGACTTTAATCCAAGCAGAGCCTGGAAGAAGTTTAATGACAGAATAGGATGCTCAGCTTGGTACAGGAAAcctctgttttgattttgtatGGATCTGGTCTGAGAGGGGGGATCTGGTCTCCTCTGGTTGGACTCATGtgactttaaacattttttaaacacaggaaGGATTTGAAATAATCCCTCCTACATTTAGGATTGGCAGACAGAGTCCAGGCTCCCAGGAAGGGGAAACAAACCTCTGCGTCCTGCCAGAAGGTACCTTCACGCTGCAGTTATCACCTGCTGACCAAACTGCTCAGCATTTTAGAGGCAGGGGCAGCACTGTGAGAGGGCTGCCAACAGCCCTGCCCATCCTAACGCCCCGCTCACCttcagcagctccctctccacCTCATCACAGACCAGGTCCGGGGGCTGCCTGCGCTCCCGACACTGCAGGTTATCGGTGGCAATGCCGTAGGGCACCTCGGTGGCGTCGAGCGCCCTTTCCAGCCGCACCTTCTGGGCTGCCAGCAGGCCGGTCTCCGCGTCCAGGTCCTCGATCTCCTTCTGGAGCTCGCCCTTCCAGAAGTGAATGTCCTGCAGGCGCTGGCCTAGGGCGGCCGTGGAGTCCTGCTGGGCGCGCTGAGCGGCGGCAGCGGTGCGCTGGCACAGCTCCTTGGCCTCGTCCCGGTTGCGCTCGGCCTCCTGGCAGCTGGCGAAGGCCCGGTGGTACTGGGCGTAGTTGCTCTGGTGCCACTCGGGGGGCAGGTACTTGGCAGTGCGGAAGCCGGCCGTGGCCAGGCCGCTGGAGGAGTCGGGCCCGGTTTTCAGCGCCGCCTCGAACACCCTGGGGGGCAGCGCGGAGGCGGGcacgggcggcggcgggggctcggcggTCAGCAGGGCCCGGCCGGGCGCCTCGGACCCCGCCATGGCTGCGCTAGGCCGTGCCGCGTCCCGCCGTCGCCTAGGCAACGGCAGCAGCCAATGAGCAACCGGAACCTTCCCCGAGGAGAAGGGAAGGCGGCAACGGCAGTCACCAATCAGAACGCCAGCACGCCCCGAGGTGGAGTCGGTGTTGCCGTGGCGACGGAGAGAGCCAatggggagggagcggggggcgcggcgggctGGCGGTGTCATGGCGGGGCCTGTcatggcggggccgggcgggttGCCCTCGCACTGTAACCGTTGTGACCCCCCCGTGCGAGTGCGCGGGTGGGAATAAAGAGAGAATTCTGCACTGCGTTTTGCCTCTTCCTTGTGCTCCGCGACTTCCCTTTCCCCCCCGCGATCGCACTTGCCCTTCATTGTCTGGGAACGGGGAGGATCCTGACAGGGCCCGTCCCAAACGTCGGCCCCCAGGCCGCTGCGTGTGCCTGTGGCAGCCGGCTGGTGCCGCGCCCCCTTACCTGGCACCTGAGGGGACACCGACAGCGTGGGCTGGgcttttagattattttttggGGGTCGCCATTGCTGGGCTGGAAGGTGAGGCAGGGCTCGGAGCGCGGCGGTGGGTGCTGCGAGCACGGGGACAACAGAGGGCACTCTCGTCCTTGCGCTGCGGCAATCTCTCTTCACAGTCctttttaagtagaaaatagaaaggaagaTGAAGCCATGTGCTCTGTCGCCCGCCCGGTGCCGTGCAGCACCACAGCACCATGCCCGGTGCTGAGGGAGCGGTGCCCGGCCTGTGCCCAGGTGTGCGCCCCGGCTGCTGGGAGGTGCCACCCAAACTgctgcttaaaatattttgctttaaatcagTTCGCTGTAAACCCACAAAAAGTCAATGGTCAGTCTTCCTACAGGGCCTTGCACTCCTTGGAGAGATCAACAGGTTGCTGCTGACAGAGTGGTTGCGTTCGAAAGATGCATTCTGCCGCGGCTGGCAGCATGGCCCCAGCAAAACTTCCATTCCACAGGGGCAATGTTGAAAAAGGAGACTGAATCCCAGCAGAAGTGAGAAATCCTGCCTCTTCCCTTTCATTAACCAGCACCACTGGATGAGCTTTTTGCACTGCTGAAGTCACTGCAccctttgctttccctttggacttcatttctctttctttctttttttttttttttctttttttccaagcatcTTTCCTCTAACTGTCCCATCTGTTCCCTTCCTTAAGTTGCCCCCAGCTTGCATCTTTCCTCTGCTTGTGGCCTTCTCAGCATGGTGATCTATgcaaagtttgcatttttaaagtacagtaAGTGTACAGGAAAAGCCCAGCTGAGCTATTCAGAGTGAAAGTTCTTGgtatggaaaatacatttttgaaaataaggGCAGCAAAGATTTGCTATTAATATAGCATTTTCTCTTGGGGTAGGGGGTCAAAAAAGGGCCTTTATTAGTGGCATCTTACCACAGCCCAGTCAGTATCACCCAGGCAGTTTTGCAGAACGGTCCGTTAGGGCCACGATGGGATGTGTCTGAGGTTGCAAACATAGCAGCAGACCGGGCTGAGTCCCTGGTCCTAAATGTGACTAATAAATTAATAGTCTTCTCCAAGAGGGAAACAATGCAcgaaaaatatgtaaattctTCCTGATCCAATGCAACTATTACTTCAATGAGCAGCTTTATTGTTGTTATCCCAACTGGACATTGCTTCCAAGGAACAGATTTTGGAGAGTTTTGTCATcaggctgttttttgttttgttttgctttgtattaGTCAGTCCAAGCCTGCTTTCAAGTGTTCACAGATGCATCTCGTCTTAACAGGCTGTACATCACATCGctgcaagaaataaaagcaaaacctaTTGGCACCTGGCAGATTCAGGAGTTCCCTTCATTATCCAGGGCAGACCCAGGGACCCTGTATTTCAAAGCTCTTCCAACAGCCAAGTAATTTAGTATGCCACTGTACTATATAAATTATTAACAGCCATCCAAGATGTTCCCAGAGTACATGATGACAAAAcatactggaagaaaaaaacacaaatgttttcCAGCTCAAATCTTTTGACATGCAATAGATTAAGATTTCTCTTGGCTGAAATCCTTTTTACAGAAACTAGTTCCCCTTCCCATATCAAATGCTCCTGTTTATGTCAGGTGCCTATGAGCTTTTTgattgctgctgtttcttttcgCTGTCTTGTgtttgatttttgatttttttattttttaaattagcatGAATGGAGAGTAGGTCTTGTGCTTGGAGAAGGGAAAGGTTTCCTCTTCTCACATCCTGGTAGCAGAGAGGACCATTTCTTGTCCACAGCAAAGAAGTACTGGAGATACTTGTCCAGAGAAGTTTGGTCCAggtcctttccttctccttgtaAAGACAATCAGAAGCTTGAAAATGAGACCCACTTCCACCGTAACACCTCTCCAAGCAGAGGCCAATACATGATACAGTATTCTGAAAACCTCCAGCTTTTCAAGCGATGGTGATGCTTTTGGGGCTGCTTCCTGGCAGCTGTTCTGCAGACATCCACACCACAAGAGGAGGTGAccaaagtcacttttttttctaagcttaaCAAAATCTCAGCACAAAGTGGCTATATCATGGTACTTTTCTGGGAGTTAAGAAGCATAATCAGTAATTAAATGTAATCCTATCAGCAGAGAAATCAGAAGCAAGACCAAGAGCACACACCTCCATCTTTCTGCTGTATATTTTCTTGGAAGAAGGAGCTTTGTTCTCATGTCTAATGTAGGGAAATCTCGCTAACATGGAGTGTACATCCCAAACCTTTAGGTTGCCAGGTATAAAGAAGTCTACTGCAAATAAGCTACAAACTGTTCACATAGCATAATCATAATTTGCTGGGAGAAGTGGAACCAAAACCTGAGCTGCTGCAAAGCTGTGTGTGCTGCTTTACTCTGCCTGGACAGATAAAAGGACTCAAGGGAAATTGCTACAGAGGCAAAAGAGTGATTTTCTAGCTGTAGGGTAAACAGCTTTTGGATTGCAGAGCCTTCATTTGGAGGCTttggggaggcagcagaggcaCTGTGCTGCCTGTGAGTGCATCCTTTGTCTTGGGAATGggctctctgctcccagcacccaggcCAACTGCATGCGCCAGCTGAGTCAGTGCCTTGCTCCATGGGGGAGTTGTGgatcccctcccagctctgtcCCAATTTCCACGGAGAGAAAACCTGGATGTGCTGGCTGGCAAGGAGATGTGGTGCCtgtgcatcaaaagcagtgccGTCACTTTCATATCTCTGTTGTGAAGTGCCATAAGATGTTTCCTCCCTCTCTCAGCTAATGTAATGGCGTGGGCAAAGGAAGCTGagctacttccctgggcagctggaCCGGCTGGTAGGCTTTGAAGCACTCACTACTAACAAATAACCAGCCATGCACAAAGGCAAGCAATCAGCCACACAGCCAGGAAATACCGTCTAGCATTTAACTGTAATTCAGCATtttgcaataagaaaaaaaaaaaaaaaaaaagaaagaaaaagaaaaaacatagctGAAATGGACTGGTAGTACATTAAAGTTTACATGGTACATTAGAGGGGCATTGGCCTCAGCTGCCCAGGCCAgacttgctttaaaaattggTCTCCCTTTTTTTGTTCACAAGGGACATTCTCATGTTGAATCGTCTGCAGAGCAACCAGGGGTTGCTTTCACTGCCTGTCGGATCCCAGACCACAGTCCTGCGGTGTAAATTGGTACGGCATCAGAATTCACACTGAGGACCCTTATATACCAGAAATGCTGCAGCCAAGGACctggtttgcttttcttacctTTGTGAATCAGGCAGACATTCACAAGACCTCTTCAATTTACGTAGTCTTGTCacatttgctgctgtttgaaTGCTCCAGTTTCTTGAGTCATGTCGGGCACCTGCTTCTCCGTGTCCACACTGACCAGGACAAGAAGTTCTGGGCATCGGCgaggagggctggggcagagggaggacGGGAGAAGCTTTCCCAGCATAGCAAGGCAAGGGCTATAAATAGCATGGGCTGGGAGCACTGCTTCAGAAGAGGCCTCTGCTTGAGACAGAGGGCCAAATTCTCCTCGTGGCAACCCACTTGTCACAATTTGACTCAGTTTGAATGTGAGTGGAacattgattttctttatttaatataGCATCATTATACTTTTTATCTACTGGCTGCATCCCCCAGTGATGAGTACCTTAGCAGGGTGATGGATAGAAAACACTGTACATTCATTTAGATGATAGATAGGGAGAAAATGTGGTGAATTAGTtcagaggggagaaaatataGTCAATTATTTTACATAAGGCAGCGTCTGGTACTCACAATCCCTGCCTGAGAGCAATGGAACACATgaataaaaagattaaagagttcagaagtgaaatttttgttttaatatcaaCATATGGACAAAACGCTACATTTCAGCTTAAGAAATAAACATGTGCTAGCCTCAGGAGCACTGGTGTTCAGCAAAGAGCTGAGACCAAAGGTTATCTAAGAACTTTGGCTAAGAACGATGCCTAAGAAATAGGCATTGTTTTTATATCATCTCTTATCGCTGAGATTAGAATTGTCTCTGCTGTTTTGAATCTAATCACCCTCTCCTAGAGTATGATAATTTTAGATAACATTAATTATTTGTAGCAGTATTagcatttctttctaaaatgcagttatttcacaaacaaaacaaagctcaaATTGAGCCATTCCTGTATGGATGAAAACGCCATTTAAAGTTTCATTTCCCTGCCTTCTATCTCGGAGGCAGCCTATGTTTGATTAGATCCTTGCAGTGGGTGAGCTCAGGCTGAGTGACAGCCATCCACGCCAGAacaatgctgtttttatttgcattttccacCAGCTCTGGAAGTTTGCACTTTCTCCTTCCTGAAATCCATCTTGATAGGGCAGCATTAGACAAATCAGTTGAATTAGAGCGCGGGGGACGGGAGGCTTGATCAAAAGGGTAAGCAGAGTTTGTCCCACCTGCATGTCCCCCTGTCGTGCCCGTCTTCCTTGTGGTGGTGAGCCAGGACTGAGAAAAGCGAGGATATTCCTGCATACACCATGGCAGGGATGTCGCACTGGCAGTGCTCATCGTGGGGACACATCATGCTGGCCCAAAGCTGTGCCATGGCACAACTTATTTTGGCAAGGGGCTTGTTTTGGGAGGATGGGAAGCGGGAGCTGGCAGGTGCCTCATCCATGGGCACCGAGCTGCAGACACAAAACCAGTGCTGCCCTGAGCCAGCACCGCCAggtccctcctgctgctgcccaccccttCTGCAAGCTCAGGTGGAGAGAGCcactgcattatttaaaaagagaaagcagactGGTTGTTCAGACCTTCACTGGTGTAAACTGGCTATGTTCCATACTGTGAATGAAATTACACCAGCAGAAAATCTGATCTCATGCTTACAGCAAGACAAGACGCTCTTTCTTTAGGAACCTGTCAGCTTTTAACTTTCAGGTTCTACTTTGCTGTTTTCTATTGCTATATTTTTGTCTTATTGGATTCCCTTGTGCTCATCCAAACACCATCCTCACATCTGTTTTTAGAGCATGGCTTCCTTCCACACCAAACACCTGGCACGTGAGTGTGGGTCTGGTTGGTAAGTGTGTGGTGTGGGAGCACAGCACTGAACCATGATCAAGTCTGTTGAGTTTGTTGAGTCTCCTTCAACAAACAGCCTTCCTCCATCATGGATATGGTGCTCCGTGCCCTAAACCTGAAAAAACAGCAACTCACAtgcattattttgctttccaacCACTGCTATCAGTCCAGAAAGTGCAAGAAGT
This is a stretch of genomic DNA from Anser cygnoides isolate HZ-2024a breed goose chromosome 15, Taihu_goose_T2T_genome, whole genome shotgun sequence. It encodes these proteins:
- the TEKT4 gene encoding tektin-4 isoform X1, whose translation is MKGKCDRGGEREVAEHKEEAKRSAEFSLYSHPRTRTGGSQRLQCEGNPPGPAMTGPAMTPPARRAPRSLPIGSLRRHGNTDSTSGRAGVLIGDCRCRLPFSSGKVPVAHWLLPLPRRRRDAARPSAAMAGSEAPGRALLTAEPPPPPVPASALPPRVFEAALKTGPDSSSGLATAGFRTAKYLPPEWHQSNYAQYHRAFASCQEAERNRDEAKELCQRTAAAAQRAQQDSTAALGQRLQDIHFWKGELQKEIEDLDAETGLLAAQKVRLERALDATEVPYGIATDNLQCRERRQPPDLVCDEVERELLKEAELIRNIQELLKRTLMQASNQMRLNRDHKEVCEMDWSDKVETYNIDDNCGRYHNQSTNIQFHPSSVKFEESASTPETWAKFSHDNIYKAEREKLASINLRALIDNILHDISEDLRMQCAAVNEAFAKHVEELDDTKHKLEHHLKKTLKEIGDQEANIAALKQAIKEKEAPVKVAQTRLYDRSFRPNVELCRDAAQFRLINEVEELTESIESLKRKLLEAEQSLRNLEDTRMNLEKEIAVKTNSIFIDRQKCLAHRTRYPSTLKLAGYQ